CGCCTCGGCAAACACCAATTCGGCAAAAGCATGCCAGTTGGTGGTGCCGGAAGCGACGAGATGATAAAGCCCGGCGACGTCCGGTTTGCGCAGAGCCGTACAAATAGCATGCGCCGTACAGTCGGACAGCAGCTCTGCCCCTGTCGGCGCACCAAACTGGTCGCCGATAACAGAGAGCGTTTCGCGCTCTTTCGCCAGTTTGAGCATCGTTTTAGCGAAGTTATTTCCCTTCGCAGCAAAGACCCAACTGGTGCGGAAAATCAGATGCTTCGGGCAATGTTGCTGAATAGCCTTTTCACCCGCCAATTTGGTTTCACCATAGACGTTGAGCGGCGAAGGCTCGTCGGTTTCGCGCCACGGCGTTTCACCGCTGCCCGGGAAAACATAATCTGTTGAGTAGTGCACCAGCCAGGCATCTATCGCTGCCGCTTCGCGCGCAATGGCTTCAACGCTGGTCGCATTGAGCAACTGTGCAAAGTCACGTTCCGTCTCTGCTTTATCAACCGCCGTGTGCGCAGCGGCATTGACGATAACGTCGGGACGTACGCGACGCACCGTTTCTGCCACGCCCTCGGGATTGCTGAAATCGCCACAGTAATCCGTCGAGTGGACATCGACAGCGACCACATCTCCTAACGGTGCCAGTGCACGCTGCAGTTCCCAGCCTACCTGCCCGGTTTTACCGAACAACAGAATATTCATCATTAACGCTTCTCGTAATTTTGCTCGATCCAGGTCTTGTAAGCACCGCTCTTAACGTTCTCAACCCAGCGCTGATTATCCAGATACCACTGCACGGTTTTACGAATGCCGGACTCGAACGTCTCTTGCGGTTTCCAGCCCAGCTCGCGGCTAATTTTATCAGCATCAATGGCATAGCGGCGATCGTGGCCTGGGCGGTCAGTCACGTAGGTGATTTGATCGCGGTAGGAGCCCGTTTTCGGCACGATTTCATCAAGCAGATCGCAAATGGTGTGCACAACATCGAGGTTTTGTTTCTCGTTATGGCCACCAATGTTATAGGTTTCACCAGCCACGCCTTGCGTCACAACGGTGTAAAGCGCGCGAGCGTGATCTTCAACATAGAGCCAGTCACGGATTTGATCGCCTTTGCCATAAATAGGCAGCGGTTTACCTTCAAGCGCATTGAGGATTACCAGCGGAATCAATTTTTCCGGGAAATGATAAGGGCCGTAATTGTTGGAGCAATTGGTCACAAGAGTCGGCATGCCGTAGGTGCGCAGCCAGGCGCGAACCAGATGATCGCTCGACGCTTTTGACGCTGAATAAGGGCTGCTAGGGGCATAAGCGGTGTTTTCGGTGAAGAGTGGAAGCGGCTCACCGGGTTGCGCTTCATCCGGATGCGGCAGATCGCCATAGACTTCATCCGTTGAGATATGGTGGAAGCGAAACGCCTGTTTGGCAGGTTGATCAAGCGCGGACCAATAAGCGCGCGCCGCTTCAAGTAACACATAAGTACCGACGATATTGGTTTCAATAAATGCAGCTGGCCCGGTGATTGAACGGTCAACGTGGCTTTCAGCTGCCAGGTGCATTACTGCGTCCGGTTTATGCTCGGCGAAAATACGCGCCATCGCAGCAGCGTCACAGATATCAGCCTGTTCGAAAAAATAACGTTGGCTTTCGCTGACATCGCTAAGAGACTCAAGATTTCCTGCATAGGTTAATTTATCAACGTTAACCACAGAATCCTGGGTGTTATTAATGATATGACGTACAACTGCAGAGCCAATAAAGCCTGCACCACCGGTGACCAGTATTTTCACGTGAATTATCCGTACTTACTTTGCAATGTTTAGAACGCGATGAGCGTGTAGAGAGAAAATGATGATTCGTGCAATAGGCACGCTACCGCCCCAGGCTTTCAGCTACCCGCGCGCTGTGTGAGACATTTGACAGATATGTAGTTAGCGCCCGGCTATAGTCGATGCTCAGCCTGCCAGGGGCATAAAATGCTAAGCGCTATTCTCCGCTGAAACAGCCCCGGAGACAAGGGAAAATCCTACGACCCAAAGCTCAAAAAATCATCATAACTACTTTTTTTTATTATCAATTTTCTTATTCAAAAGACAAAGGGCAGTAAGAATAACCTGAGAGCGTAAACGCTCCAGGTCACACTTAACTGCCCTTTCAACAGGTATCAAATACCTTGTATGTTCGTCGTCTTACTCCGCCAGCAACTTCTGAATGCTGTCACGGAATTTCTGACCTTCTTTCAGGTTACGCAGGCCATAGTTCACAAACGCCTGCATGTAACCCATTTTCTTACCGCAGTCGTAGCTGTCGCCGGTCATCAGCATGGCATCAACGGACTGTTTCTCCGCCAGACGCGCGATAGCATCAGTCAGCTGAATACGTCCCCAGGCACCCGGCTCGGTGTTTTCCAGCTCTGCCCAGATATCCGCAGAGAGTACATAGCGCCCTACTGCCATCAGATCGGAATCCAGCGTCTGCGGCTGATCCGGTTTCTCAATAAACTGCACGATGCGGCTTACTTTACCTTCGCTGTCCAGCGGCTCTTTGGTCTGGATAACCGAGTACTCAGAGAGATCGCCCTTCATACGTTTTGCCAGCACCTGGCTGCGGCCGGTTTCGCCAAAGCGCGCCACCATTGCGGCAAGGTTATAACGCAGCGGATCGGCGGTTGCCGTGTCCAGCACGATATCTGGCAGGACAACGATAAACGGATTGTCACCCACAATCGGGCGCGCGCAGAGGATGGAGTGTCCCAGGCCCAGCGGTTGCGCCTGACGTACGTTCATGATGGTAACGCCCGGCGGGCAGATGGACTGCACTTCCGCCAGCAACTGGCGCTTAACGCGCTGTTCAAGCAGCGCCTCGAGCTCGTAGGAGGTGTCGAAGTGGTTTTCCACTGCGTTTTTTGACGAGTGGGTCACCAGAACGATTTCTTTGATCCCTGCAGCGACAATCTCGTCGACGATGTACTGAATCATCGGCTTGTCGACGATCGGTAGCATCTCTTTTGGAATAGCTTTAGTCGCGGGAAGCATATGCATCCCAAGACCGGCTACCGGAATAACTGCTTTCAAATTAACCATTATTTCTTCCACCTGTAATGATTGATGAAGTATAGGCCTACATCAGTTGATCGCCAGGACTCATATTCTTATCAACAAGGTGCTTGCGTATCTTAGCAAGCACGAAAGAAGACATTTAACTACCTTGTCAGCGCATTTGGTGTCAGAGGAATCGGAAACCTGCGCTCACAGAGTTGCTTTCTTCCATCAACGTAAAAAACTATTCGGTAACAAAAGTAATATCGTCTTTGTTGTCATGAACAAATTCATACTGCAATGTGCGATCCAGCCCTTCCGACAGGGTATAGGGGGCAATAAATCCTGAATTATGTACTTTGGTCGCATCAAATTGCGTTGTAGCGCAAAACTTTTTCACGCGGACTGCACTAATTGGGTATTTTTTCCCGCTGAGTTTACTAAGAAGATCAAAGCAATAGCCGCCCAGCATACCGACAGGGTAAGGGAGATGGACTGAGGGGATTTTCTTGTTCAAGCTCTTTTCAACTTCTGTCACCAACTGGTTCATATTGAGATCCGGTTTGTCGACATAGTTATAGACATCATAGCCGGGTTGCACATTGCTGAGTCTGAATTTAATAAACTCAACGATATTTCCAACATAAGCCATTGATTTATAATTCTTCCCGGCGCCAACCATAGCAAACTTGCCGCTGGCGATCTGTTTGAGCAAGTTATAAACATTGCCCCGATTGCGTTCGCCAAAGATAACGGTTGGACGGATGATGGTTAAAGCGCGCTCTTCTGGCGCTTCGTTATACCACTCACGCAGAACCTCTTCCGCCTGCCATTTACTTTTGCCGTAGTGGTTGAAGGGGTCGTGAGGGTGCTTTTCGTCTGGATTGCTTTTATTTAAACCATATATGGCAACTGAACTGGTAAAAATAATGTTGTTAACACCATTTTTCTTCATGGCGTCCAGGACGTTACGCGTCCCCTGCACATTGACATCATAGTAAAGCGATGTTGGGCTTACATCATCACGATGTTCAGCCGCCAGCAGCACAACGGTGTTGAAACCCGCTAAAGATTCATCAAGGAAGGACTGGTCGCGAACATCACCCAGTTTCGTGATTTCCGGATAAAAATGACTTTGCTGCTTATCAAGGTTTGTCAGGTCAAAGTCACCTACTGCAGTTTCAATCAGTCTCGTTCCTACAAACCCGGACGCACCTACTAACACAACTTTATTATTCATAATCACTTATCAAGGTTATTCAGCGAAAGCTTACGTAAAACGTAATCTGAGTTGCCGCGATGCACACCCAGCCCCAACTTGCTGTCAGAATCGAAGATTATAGTCTTTTGATTTCCGATATCCACCAAGAACATAGTAGTTATCTTTCATCCGCTGAATAACACACCTTATTGATTGACCCGCATCAGTTTGAAATTCAGGTTCTCAGCGTTCACCACATGCTGATCGACGCGATCGATATCAACGGAGCTTTGTCCCTTCTCATTTACTGCGTGAATATTCGCCATCGACAGCAGGGTCTCATTTTTCGCCATAAAACGGCCGCGCACATCTTTGCGCAGGTCGAAGTTGAGCTTCAGCGCCGGGCCAACCGACGCATCCTGCGTAATGTGGATATTGCGCAGGAAGAGGTGCTGCGGCTTATTGTGTAGCTCAAGGGTAGCCTGCTGCATCTTGATGTTGGTGATGGCGACAAACGAGGTCGCGTTACCGGAGGAGACCTGGATACCGCGCAGCTTATATTTACTGCTGCTGTTATCCTGCTGAATATCGTTAAGTTTGAAATTTTGCGGAATGGATAAATAATCGCCTTTGATCACGCCGTAACCAATCAGCATGCCGGCACTATTTTCCATCGTGACATTATCGATAACGAAATTATCACAGCCATAAATAGCCACCGTGGCGTTATCAATCCCCGCTTTTTTACTGAAGTCCGGCGTAATGTTTTTCGCTTTGATATTGCGAATAACAAAATGTTTACCGTTTTCCACATGCACCAGCTGGCGGCAATTACTGCCGGTAATATTTGCCACGACAAAGTTTTTCACTGACTGATCTTCCGGGTAGTTATTGTCATAGGTGCTGCCCGCTAACCCGATGCCAATCCCCCAGTTAATTTTGCCGTTGGTGCAGTTGATATTGTCGATCACATGATCGGAGATAAGGATATTGCGGTCATTGATTGCCACGTTCCACTCGATGGCATCGCCCTGCAGATCGCTAAAGCGGCTATGGGTAATGCGCGCGCCATCCAGTTGGTTATGGAAGCCCTGGCGTAAAATGCCGTAGTTGGCTTTGCTGATGGTGATGTTATCAATCACCAGATTGCGCATTACGCGCTTCTCTTTACCGCCAATATAGATCTGCATTACCGGGCCATAACCGCTCATGCTGACACCTTTAATGGTGCAGTCTGAGCCGCGCACATCAAGCATAACGTTATAGAGGCTGCCGCCCTGCTCGCCGATTACACGGCTGCCGTCCTGCAGGACAAGACGCCCGCGTCCGCTGCCTTTTAATGCCCCGCGCACCAGCAGCGTTTTCCCGGCGGGAATGAAAATGCCGGTATTGATGTTTTCGCACACCAGCCCGGCAGGAACCTCCACCGTCTGCGCGTCGGCAAAGGCCTTATTGAGCGCAGCCGGCCAGTCATTGTGGTTGTAATCGCTTAACTTTACCGTGTCACTGCGCCCAAGGGCGCGCGCGGCAGGCATATGCAGCAAGGGAAGCGCCGCCAGCGCTGAGCCGGCGGTCAGGAAGGAGCGGCGCGTCAGCGCGGTTGAGCGTCGTTTCGCAGTCATAAAGCCTCTCATCAAAGCGTTTGCAGCAGACTGGCCAGTTGCTGGTTGATAATCGTTTGATTAAAGTCCGTTTCAACTTTCTCCCGGGCGCGGGTCACCACCGGCGTAAGCTCCTCACTCGCCATCTGACCAAAGGAGGCCAGACGTTCAGCCAGCGCTTCAGCGTCGTTTTCCGGCACCAGCCAGCCGGATCGTCCGGCGTCGATCAGTTCCGGAATACCGCTGTGAACGGTCGAGACCACGGGGATCCCAACGGCCATCGCCTCCATCAGCGCGACCGGGATACCTTCCATATCGCCATCGGTGCCGGTAATAGAGGGGAGTAGAAAGACATCTGCCTCATCAAGCAGTGCTTTTACTTCATGGCTTGGCTTAAAGCCGGGCATCTCAATCACATCCTCAAGCTGGAACTGCTCAATCAGGGTGCGCAAACGGCGCTCCCAGGGGCCGATGCCCAGAATGCGGTATTTGAACGCCACACCGCGCGCTTTCAACAAGCGGCAGGCTTCGATGGCAACGTGCAGCCCCTTCTTCTCCGTTAAACGCGCAACAGAGATAATTTGCAGCGGACGGCCAGGCGATTTCACTTCACGCAGGCTAAAGCGCGTCATATCGACGCCCATACGCGAGACGGCAATCTTATTCTGCGGACAGCCCATGGTGAGCAGCCGCCCGGCCCACAGATCGCTTATCGGCAGCATCAAATCGCCGCGCTTAAAAAGCTGCTGATACTCCGGGGTGTAGTGCGTAAGCACATCGCGGTGCGAGATATCGATCCCGTGAAAGACGGTGGCGATCTTGCCTTTCAACACGCCAAGTTCGCGCAGTTTCGCCGCGGTGACGCCCGCCGGGCCAAAGTGGGCGATAAAAACATCGGCGGTAAAAGTTTGCGGCGCCAGACCACAAATCGCTGGCAGGATCAGGTTGCGCGCTTCATCACCGTAACGGGAGAGGTTGAGTGCTTTCCAGGTCGACGACTTGAACATGCCGCGGGCGATGGCCTGCCCGCGATAGCCCAGCTTCGCCAGTTTCCCTTCCGGCTCCGCCAGCAGCCAGTGCGTCTTCTCCGCCAGCTTATATTCACTGTACGCGGCGTGAGTATTGTTCATATCGCCCTTGTGCAGGGCGACGATCTCAACCTCAAATCCCATATTGATAAAGGCAACTATCTGGTTGAGGACAAACGTTTCGGACGAGAGAGGAAATTTCAGCAAAAAGAAGCCGACTTTCATTTCACCCCCTGCACGCGCTCGAGCACCGATTGCACCATTTTGATGCCCTGCTCGCGCTCGGCCGCGACTGCCGTTGCCAGCCGTGCGTTGATCGCCGGCAGCTGGCCGAGCGTATCTGCCGCCATTGACGCCAGCGAGCCATCAAGCAGATGGCGAATATCCACCGCCATCTCCGGCATGCCGAGCTGCTGCATGATCCCCGCTGACTTGTGTTCGTAGTTAATGGCAATCGCCGGCGTGCCGAAGTTCATGGAGATGATCGCTGAGTGCAGGCGCGTGCCGATGGTTAAATCGCATCCCGCAAGAATTTTCCCCATCTCCAGATCGTTCAGCTCATCCATCACCACGTGGTAGCGGGAAGGATCCTGGATATGCTGGCGCAGGTTGAGCGCCACCATGCGGTCATCTTTGTTATAGCTGTCGATGCCGGTGCAGGTAGAGAGCGCGATCACCTGATACCCCGCGTCAATCACGCGGTTGACGACATCCGCAAAGGCCTTTTCATACGCCTGCTGGGTGGTGCCAAGGCGTTTATCAAACGGCGCCAGTTCACGCAGGGTAATGGCAACGGTCTTCTCTTTTGCCGCCAGGTCCAGCCAGTGCTGCACGGCATAGCTGGCGGTGAAATCCTCCTGATGGTGATCCACCAGCCAGGCGGTATCGACGCCCTGCTCCACTTTATCGGTGGTGATGCCGCTCTGCTTCATCAGATTGAGGCTGACATGCTCGCGCAGGATCAGCGCATCGCAATGGCCAAAGACGTAGTTCGCCAGCTTGTTAAAGTCCTCGTTCTGGAACGGCCCGACACTGTGACCAATCATAAACAGCGGCTTTTTCGCCATAAAGGTGCAGAGCGCATGCTCAAACTGCGGCACACCGTAGAGATCGACAAAGAAGGAGCCGCCGACCTGAATAATCGCATCGTAATCCGCCAGGCGGCGCACAAAATCGGTAAACCCCTGAGCGATGGCGATATTGCGCAGTTTGCCGGTATCGGTCACGCGGGAGAGCAGCACCTGGTGCTGGTAGCGACGGCGCAGCACTTTCTTCACGCGCCCCATCAGGCCAGCGGCGTTGTTGTGCGCTTTCATCTGGCTGTAGAGCGGGTCGCCCATTACCGGGCGATTGAGTAACCAGGAGGAGCTGACCGGATAGCGGCTCATCACATCCACTTCCGCCTCAGGATTCAGGCGGGCAATAGCGTCCAACAATCCACGTAAAATTGCGCTGTCACCACGGTTGCCGCATGTGTGATTGCCAAGGATCAATAATTTCATAACGACCTCATAAAGGGGTTCAATAAGGTTTCTTATCCTGCGCGAAGCAGTGTTTTCAATTTCTCGTTGCGGCAAAACTGACGCTTCATCTCCACCACCAGCGCGTTACGCGACAAAATCAGCATAATGGCGAAGGCGATGGCACCCGCAGCAACCTGAATCGCCAGCATGGCGGCAAGCGGCAGATGGCCGTTCAGCGCCAGGCCGAGGCCATAACTGACCACCAGCGTCGGCAGCGACAGGTAGAACGGCAGCCACAGGCTGAGGATGTACTGGCGGTAGCTCGAACCGAGCACCGGTTTAATCATCACGAAGTAGCTCAGAATGGTGTTGATAATCTGCACCAGCAGGAAGCCAAGCGTAACGCCCAGCGCACCGGCCATATGGCCGCCAATAATGATCGCCGGAATAAAGAGAAACGTTTTAAAGACGTTGAATTTAAAGCTGATATCGACTCGTGCTTTCGCCATCAGCAGCGAACCGATCGGGTTACCGACCGCGCGCAGCAGACCAACGATGCACAGCAGTTGCAGGATCGGAATGATGCTGTTCCACTTCTCGCCAAACACCAGCGGCACAAAGTTATTCGACACCACCATCAGCCCGAGCAGGATCGGGAAATTGATAATCCCTACCACCGACAGCAGCTTGTAGAAGTTCAGGCGCAGCTTCTCGGTGTCATCCTGGATCTTGGCGAACGCCGGGAAGAGCACGCGGGTAATGATCGGGTTGAGCTTCATCGGCGGCACTACCGCCACGTTGTAGGCGAGGTTGTAACCCCCGGCGACGCTCGCACCGAGGATACGCGCCAACACCAGCGTGGAGAGGTTAGTGTTCACGTAGTTGATGATGCTGTCTGCGGTCAGCCACGCGCCAAAACGCAGGTTTGAGTTGACGGAAGCAAGGGAGAAGTGCAGACCGGGGCGGTAGATCTTGCGGCCAAAGTAGCCGAACAGCAGCGTACGCACGGCGCTGTTGACCAGATAACCGAGGATCGCGGTCATCGCCAGCGGCCAGAAGAAGGCGCTGATCACCGTAAAGCTGAAGCCCGCCATCACCGACAGGGTTTCAATCGCGCCAATCTTGTTGAACTCCAGCTCTT
This Kosakonia cowanii JCM 10956 = DSM 18146 DNA region includes the following protein-coding sequences:
- a CDS encoding NAD-dependent epimerase/dehydratase family protein yields the protein MNNKVVLVGASGFVGTRLIETAVGDFDLTNLDKQQSHFYPEITKLGDVRDQSFLDESLAGFNTVVLLAAEHRDDVSPTSLYYDVNVQGTRNVLDAMKKNGVNNIIFTSSVAIYGLNKSNPDEKHPHDPFNHYGKSKWQAEEVLREWYNEAPEERALTIIRPTVIFGERNRGNVYNLLKQIASGKFAMVGAGKNYKSMAYVGNIVEFIKFRLSNVQPGYDVYNYVDKPDLNMNQLVTEVEKSLNKKIPSVHLPYPVGMLGGYCFDLLSKLSGKKYPISAVRVKKFCATTQFDATKVHNSGFIAPYTLSEGLDRTLQYEFVHDNKDDITFVTE
- the wcaM gene encoding colanic acid biosynthesis protein WcaM; amino-acid sequence: MTAKRRSTALTRRSFLTAGSALAALPLLHMPAARALGRSDTVKLSDYNHNDWPAALNKAFADAQTVEVPAGLVCENINTGIFIPAGKTLLVRGALKGSGRGRLVLQDGSRVIGEQGGSLYNVMLDVRGSDCTIKGVSMSGYGPVMQIYIGGKEKRVMRNLVIDNITISKANYGILRQGFHNQLDGARITHSRFSDLQGDAIEWNVAINDRNILISDHVIDNINCTNGKINWGIGIGLAGSTYDNNYPEDQSVKNFVVANITGSNCRQLVHVENGKHFVIRNIKAKNITPDFSKKAGIDNATVAIYGCDNFVIDNVTMENSAGMLIGYGVIKGDYLSIPQNFKLNDIQQDNSSSKYKLRGIQVSSGNATSFVAITNIKMQQATLELHNKPQHLFLRNIHITQDASVGPALKLNFDLRKDVRGRFMAKNETLLSMANIHAVNEKGQSSVDIDRVDQHVVNAENLNFKLMRVNQ
- the wcaL gene encoding colanic acid biosynthesis glycosyltransferase WcaL → MKVGFFLLKFPLSSETFVLNQIVAFINMGFEVEIVALHKGDMNNTHAAYSEYKLAEKTHWLLAEPEGKLAKLGYRGQAIARGMFKSSTWKALNLSRYGDEARNLILPAICGLAPQTFTADVFIAHFGPAGVTAAKLRELGVLKGKIATVFHGIDISHRDVLTHYTPEYQQLFKRGDLMLPISDLWAGRLLTMGCPQNKIAVSRMGVDMTRFSLREVKSPGRPLQIISVARLTEKKGLHVAIEACRLLKARGVAFKYRILGIGPWERRLRTLIEQFQLEDVIEMPGFKPSHEVKALLDEADVFLLPSITGTDGDMEGIPVALMEAMAVGIPVVSTVHSGIPELIDAGRSGWLVPENDAEALAERLASFGQMASEELTPVVTRAREKVETDFNQTIINQQLASLLQTL
- the rfbD gene encoding dTDP-4-dehydrorhamnose reductase, which codes for MNILLFGKTGQVGWELQRALAPLGDVVAVDVHSTDYCGDFSNPEGVAETVRRVRPDVIVNAAAHTAVDKAETERDFAQLLNATSVEAIAREAAAIDAWLVHYSTDYVFPGSGETPWRETDEPSPLNVYGETKLAGEKAIQQHCPKHLIFRTSWVFAAKGNNFAKTMLKLAKERETLSVIGDQFGAPTGAELLSDCTAHAICTALRKPDVAGLYHLVASGTTNWHAFAELVFAEARAAGITLAVQNVNAIATEAYPTPAKRPHNSRLNTEKFSREFNLILPHWESGVKRMLAELFAIGPL
- the wcaK gene encoding colanic acid biosynthesis pyruvyl transferase WcaK; the encoded protein is MKLLILGNHTCGNRGDSAILRGLLDAIARLNPEAEVDVMSRYPVSSSWLLNRPVMGDPLYSQMKAHNNAAGLMGRVKKVLRRRYQHQVLLSRVTDTGKLRNIAIAQGFTDFVRRLADYDAIIQVGGSFFVDLYGVPQFEHALCTFMAKKPLFMIGHSVGPFQNEDFNKLANYVFGHCDALILREHVSLNLMKQSGITTDKVEQGVDTAWLVDHHQEDFTASYAVQHWLDLAAKEKTVAITLRELAPFDKRLGTTQQAYEKAFADVVNRVIDAGYQVIALSTCTGIDSYNKDDRMVALNLRQHIQDPSRYHVVMDELNDLEMGKILAGCDLTIGTRLHSAIISMNFGTPAIAINYEHKSAGIMQQLGMPEMAVDIRHLLDGSLASMAADTLGQLPAINARLATAVAAEREQGIKMVQSVLERVQGVK
- the wzxC gene encoding colanic acid undecaprenyl disphosphate flippase WzxC; translated protein: MSLREKTISGAKWSAMATLTIIGLGLVQMTVLARIIDNHQFGLLTVSLVIIALADTLSDFGIANSIIQRKEISHLELTTLYWLNVGLGIVVCIAVFSLSNMIADVLNNPDLAPLIKTLSVAFVVIPHGQQFRALMQKELEFNKIGAIETLSVMAGFSFTVISAFFWPLAMTAILGYLVNSAVRTLLFGYFGRKIYRPGLHFSLASVNSNLRFGAWLTADSIINYVNTNLSTLVLARILGASVAGGYNLAYNVAVVPPMKLNPIITRVLFPAFAKIQDDTEKLRLNFYKLLSVVGIINFPILLGLMVVSNNFVPLVFGEKWNSIIPILQLLCIVGLLRAVGNPIGSLLMAKARVDISFKFNVFKTFLFIPAIIIGGHMAGALGVTLGFLLVQIINTILSYFVMIKPVLGSSYRQYILSLWLPFYLSLPTLVVSYGLGLALNGHLPLAAMLAIQVAAGAIAFAIMLILSRNALVVEMKRQFCRNEKLKTLLRAG
- the galF gene encoding GalU regulator GalF, whose product is MVNLKAVIPVAGLGMHMLPATKAIPKEMLPIVDKPMIQYIVDEIVAAGIKEIVLVTHSSKNAVENHFDTSYELEALLEQRVKRQLLAEVQSICPPGVTIMNVRQAQPLGLGHSILCARPIVGDNPFIVVLPDIVLDTATADPLRYNLAAMVARFGETGRSQVLAKRMKGDLSEYSVIQTKEPLDSEGKVSRIVQFIEKPDQPQTLDSDLMAVGRYVLSADIWAELENTEPGAWGRIQLTDAIARLAEKQSVDAMLMTGDSYDCGKKMGYMQAFVNYGLRNLKEGQKFRDSIQKLLAE
- the rfbB gene encoding dTDP-glucose 4,6-dehydratase; this translates as MKILVTGGAGFIGSAVVRHIINNTQDSVVNVDKLTYAGNLESLSDVSESQRYFFEQADICDAAAMARIFAEHKPDAVMHLAAESHVDRSITGPAAFIETNIVGTYVLLEAARAYWSALDQPAKQAFRFHHISTDEVYGDLPHPDEAQPGEPLPLFTENTAYAPSSPYSASKASSDHLVRAWLRTYGMPTLVTNCSNNYGPYHFPEKLIPLVILNALEGKPLPIYGKGDQIRDWLYVEDHARALYTVVTQGVAGETYNIGGHNEKQNLDVVHTICDLLDEIVPKTGSYRDQITYVTDRPGHDRRYAIDADKISRELGWKPQETFESGIRKTVQWYLDNQRWVENVKSGAYKTWIEQNYEKR